One region of Plasmodium gaboni strain SY75 chromosome 6, whole genome shotgun sequence genomic DNA includes:
- a CDS encoding hypothetical protein (conserved Plasmodium protein, unknown function) — translation YTRNEFLYAYKELILEKKGLGEDHELPLCSNKFKFPELEKHYRNFDEDNDQQFNVSFDREFDNRRLNDEHDFHNEKNRYKNRNEFFYNNNNNNNNNNNNNNYNNNNNNERNDFYSRNNLNDSFDSLNNNDNNNNNNMNRRNNFSIRNNKFNKFNDNNMSNLNNNHNNNNFDHNNRNSYKKSNYATDNNNNMNNMNNNNNNNNLNNMNNMNNNLNNNNVGGTKKLLWRDSDKTGSMSTWRLGKNSVTNHNSSMNHMNNNMNKLNNTNMMMSHNNNKMGDHKRGHKSFNKNYNNDSKSNISNDMKNSTSHDMNMDNMNNYMHHHYNNNNNNNNNNNSDITKMTNKNNYAKDRNISHMKREDYYTNDSHYNDGLNNTNNINHINHMNNNNNNNNNNNNKHLNNNNTANNFANNQVPYIHHMNNNENVAGGPNDLVTDHSKRNIENYNNQNFVSANKNSNLQNNSANYYNKGVNNMAKKTSELYNASSYYGVSSNVNNNMDEWKMKKYKRFNNSNMNNNNNNNVNSMNNMNNNAHYNNHQHINNNTGANESYRLLEEKFKKDSNQNEYPHNLYMNKNNELNKINPNALTHMRDNNNNNNNNFNYNNNFNFNQNQYGQKGSTSVNVTNNISTSNNANNSFNYMNNISNNNEVVEKNKGYYKDSSNKNNNNNNNNNNNNNNNNNNVVENVENNLVKKNEKNNTSSHHSYDNTKNQTTNFIGSHYYNKNLRTNEKRNSKNEKNIMEDDWSLIRKKNSITDNKKASDDLLWHKMSEQFDRNNKSILELSEKKKDQVTNKNDNKAEAKNKNKESSKDKKNEGCNVNNKKDEKNNNNNDDDPDNNNSNNNSNYNTSAPLTNTSTAGAKGKTQNNNSNNNNNNNNNNNNNKSSRMYGHSISSINKEHHADKNNYNKDKTVNNNMSMLKNKKNNDSVLSTGSNINSLNNMINHLKDNEMNIDKKKKKNVELNIHVEKNENQLNSKEGNNSPNKLNSNQNNNKQKKKKKKNEKDNKLTKNVEENDMNKKSYNTIDNMTSELEKKDIMLNGNDKKTNNNIHNNENHKRFDNENYLFGDNQINNYYWDKQQQQQHNNNNMLMENMAQDNLLQKIKHNSMSAENLNECFTHNDNDVLYNAEELKLREFKNNHMNLSNNNIINYDQSTFEGNFSNEHFQYLGYNINENIDKESSVSNMNMSHVPTNSFVDRQKEYIVNDEHIPFNRLDNEMIFKKIAEKLNIDESVLNKLSEYDKQELLKHLFLSNTNAEDTLENNNNNMYNTYHMDNNNMMLNNFDDHFNKHNIPQGYHDELVEDNVHANVDMLRNRCSEKINSNIPSNVYSECMLNNKSIEENKLDDINNNDIINNNNVIINNEDDNNINNINNEDDDNNNNNKGTNKSSKNDNKWLRFFRFNKKANPNEEKILKELSQEEDTNNKQDSSSSSNNNNNSFKKYSNIIENTNNHINNNNNNNKMNTVDTFLPCDMNENKKEQLFLLEKSTSNCEEETRNRNNTSISSSVNITLDKSTNSTYQRTNSSMIIMQNVIGKNNNNNINNINNNNNNNDTVGNSSSTEDINKVTKNIHVIKEQQKLNQTSLKIDENDEEINFNNVILKNIQIMNSINKLNGDIWQYKDPSGNIQGPFSSELMFYWWCLNYFPYDLPIRFNENMPWVRFNDMFPFGSFPFVLPLTPMKRNIKNVEPEDDIGSFNSNMANSNVINSNILNNNNNNMVNPHMLFNNMNNANLMNAEPFKNIISDSNNNNNNNHFNSLKNHSFNINAGETGYNINKQEYMNELKHELYKAKEYIDLLKEKKMQLETCLIQLQNRDQTDEDEIKMIAQYNKNLEALNKIIYMEQEKFLRMSNINNMNNMNIMYDIKNSMNNIYNNNNNIQYKNNIEIENIINPYKTIGDNNKKDCLDLLNNHLKSDKFKNELKDVLKINTTDSAMTNNYHMNIKENNSTTLRDSHHYITTTTNQNNNNNNNNNNSNNNSSHLLNTLNTFLSDKNNSLQAMNPSVLFNDKLNYLTNKLLQNKKENILLNINNNMNEMDILNFLHMEQKKNMSQENITSHNEKDNYNETEKNSIYNDMDLNYNNDNNENNDNNNDNNNNNQIDNLLHKFILNNDAINLQSEKQNNSNINNLSNKQSNNNINPELSPITNNNNVKVTSEDKIMATPDNTIKNEDSKKRKSIATTTTTTTTTTTLIKEQKKSEQEDDKINKNNNVSMTKKEKKNKKEENKILDNKKEENKILDNEKEKLKKKSQVIENSSKEQLTDLNKEKKGKNKKKRKDEAIDNTTNINNNIMTNTVGKKQTNKSEETLNQLVQEETITKKHKKDSKVAIPSKVEEDKKCNIKNDNKNKNNKNNQNNQSNQNNQNNQSNQSNQNNHIINNNQPLSNNVEEKKKGSIIEIKKNEKTKETNNNAPKKKVEKMKWSILSDRKIDKLVDIMKVEEKNINMQIKLENSKKKLLNNMNNNMNTKKAGWDINHNNNEKNSDVADFPYLTTGVKTSKVKTSNKNTGNNNKVNTNNQEINQSDKKNNNNKINEKKKWKNDNNDNNLLIAEENKKFPPLVNSLNVKSENKKKSITHEHQATDLKQLTALCKLPLDDSLLNFLKNFKKADEIYAFLQHSVEDKKKLNHFANEFIRINNKSNTNNNEKKKK, via the exons TGAATTACCTTTATGTAgtaataaatttaaatttcCAGAATTAGAAAAACATTATCGAAATTTTGATGAAGATAATGATCAACAATTTAATGTATCTTTTGATAGAGAATTTGATAATAGGAGGTTAAATGATGAGCATGATTTTcataatgaaaaaaatagatataaaaatagaaacGAATTCTTTtacaacaataataataataataataataataataacaataataattataacaataataataataatgaaagAAACGATTTTTATTCTagaaataatttaaatgattcttttgattctttaaataataatgataataacaataataataatatgaatagGAGAAATAACTTTTCTATAcgtaataataaatttaataaatttaatgaCAATAATATGTCAAActtaaataataatcataataataataattttgatCATAACAATAGAAATAGTTATAAGAAGAGTAATTATGCTAcagataataataataatatgaacaatatgaacaataataacaataataacaatttgaacaatatgaacaatatgaacaataatttaaataataataatgtagGTGGTACTAAAAAATTGTTATGGAGAGATAGTGATAAAACAGGAAGTATGTCCACGTGGCGCTTAGGAAAAAATTCTGTAACAAATCATAATTCAAGTATGaatcatatgaataataatatgaacaaattaaataatacaaatatgatgatgtcacataataataacaaaatgGGTGATCATAAAAGAGGACATaaatcatttaataaaaattataataatgattcAAAGAGTAATATATCTAATGATATGAAAAATAGTACATCTCATGATATGAACATggataatatgaataattacATGCACCATCattataacaataataataataataataataataataatagtgatATCACAAAAATGAcgaataaaaataattatgcTAAAGATAGAAATATTAGTCACATGAAAAGAGAAGATTATTACACAAATGATAGTCATTACAATGATGGATTgaataatacaaataatattaatcatattaatcatatgaataataataataataataataataataataataataaacacctgaacaataataatactgCTAACAATTTTGCAAATAATCAAGTTCCttatattcatcatatgaataataatgaaaatgtCGCAGGTGGACCAAACGACCTTGTTACTGATCATtcaaaaagaaatatagaaaattataacaatCAAAACTTTGTCAGTGCAAATAAAAACAGTAACCTACAAAATAACTCAGCAAATTATTACAATAAGGGTGTTAATAATATGGCCAAGAAGACAAGCGAATTGTATAATGCGTCTTCTTATTATGGGGTCTCTTCtaatgttaataataatatggatgagtggaaaatgaaaaaatacaaaagGTTCAACAATAgtaatatgaataataataataataataatgtgaatagtatgaataatatgaataataatgctcattataataatcatcagcatataaataataatacagGAGCTAATGAATCATATCGTTTACTAGAAGAAAAGTTTAAAAAAGATAGCAATCAAAATGAATATCCACACAActtatatatgaataagaataatgaattgaataaaataaatcCCAATGCATTAACCCATATGCGAGataacaacaataataataataacaatttcaattataataataactTTAATTTCAATCAAAATCAATATGGACAAAAAGGAAGCACCAGTGTTAATGTcacaaataatataagcACATCTAATAATGcaaataattcttttaattatatgaataatataagtaataataatgaagtagtagaaaaaaataaaggatattataaagactcctcaaataaaaataacaacaataataataataacaataataacaataataataataataataatgttgTTGAGAATGTCGAAAATAATTTAGTTaagaaaaatgaaaaaaacAATACCTCTTCTCACCACTCTTATGATAACACAAAAAATCAAACCACCAATTTTATTGGAtcacattattataataaaaacttAAGAACGAACGAAAAAAGAAACtcaaaaaatgaaaaaaatattatggAAGATGATTGGAGTTTaataaggaaaaaaaatagtatcacagataataaaaaggCATCTGATGATTTGTTGTGGCATAAAATGAGTGAACAGTTTgatagaaataataaaagcATATTAGAATTGTcggaaaaaaaaaaagatcAAGTTACcaataaaaatgataataaagCAGAAGcaaaaaataagaataaagAATCATCAAaggataaaaaaaatgaaggATGCAACgtaaataataagaaggatgaaaaaaataataataataatgatgacgatccagataataataatagtaataataatagtaattATAATACTAGTGCTCCCTTAACAAATACTTCCACTGCAGGTGCAAAAGGAAAAacacaaaataataacagcaacaacaataataacaacaacaacaataataataataataagagTAGTCGTATGTATGGACATTCCATTTCATCAATTAACAAGGAACATCATGcagataaaaataattacaatAAAGACAAAACTGTCAATAATAACATGTCCatgttaaaaaataaaaaaaataatgacAGCGTGCTTTCCACTGGaagtaatataaatagtttgaataatatgattaaTCACCTTAAGGATAACGAAATGaatatagataaaaaaaaaaaaaaaaatgtagaattaaatatccatgttgaaaaaaatgaaaacCAATTAAATTCAAAAGAAGGTAATAATTCACCCAATAAACTTAACAGTAAccaaaataataataagcagaagaagaaaaaaaaaaaaaatgaaaaagataataaattgACGAAAAATGTAGAAGAGAATGatatgaacaaaaaatCATACAATACAATAGATAACATGACATCTGAActagaaaaaaaagatattatGTTAAATGgaaatgataaaaaaacaaataataatattcataataatgaaaatcATAAACGTTTTGATAATGagaattatttatttggAGATAACcaaattaataattattactGGGATaaacaacaacaacaacaacataataataataatatgttgATGGAAAATATGGCTCAAGATAACTTgttacaaaaaattaaacatAATAGTATGAGTGCagaaaatttaaatgaatGTTTTACAcataatgataatgatgtattatataatgcagaggaattaaaattaagagaatttaaaaataacCATATGAATctatcaaataataatattattaattacGATCAATCAACTTTTGAGGGAAATTTTTCTAATGAACACTTTCAATATCTTggttataatataaatgaaaatatagaCAAAGAGAGTAGTGTATCTAACATGAATATGTCACATGTACCTACAAATAGTTTTGTAGATAGAcaaaaagaatatatagTAAATGATGAACATATACCATTTAATAGATTAGATAATGAAATgatatttaaaaaaattgcAGAAAAACTTAATATTGATGAATCtgttttaaataaattaagTGAATATGATAAACAGGAGCttttaaaacatttattCTTAAGTAATACAAATGCTGAAGATAcattagaaaataataataataatatgtataatacTTATCACATGgacaataataatatgatgttaaataattttgatgaccattttaataaacataatattcCACAAGGTTATCATGATGAACTGGTTGAAGATAATGTACATGCAAATGTAGATATGTTAAGAAACAGATGTAgtgaaaaaataaattctAATATACCTTCTAATGTGTATTCTGAATGTATGTTGAATAATAAGTCTATcgaagaaaataaattagacgatattaataataatgatattattaataataataatgttattattaataatgaggatgataataatattaacaatattaataatgaagatgatgataataataataataataaaggCACAAATAAGTCATCCAAAAATGATAACAAATGGTTACGTTTTTTCagatttaataaaaaagcaaatccaaatgaagaaaaaatattaaaagaattgTCACAAGAAGAagatacaaataataaacaagatagtagtagtagtagtaataataataataattcattcaagaaatattcaaatattatagaaaatacaaataatcatataaataataataataataataataagatgAATACTGTAGATACCTTTCTACCTTGTGATatgaatgaaaataaaaaagaacaattatttttattagaAAAATCAACATCAAATTGTGAAGAAGAAACAagaaatagaaataatacAAGCATTAGTAGTAGTGTTAATATAACATTAGATAAAAGTACTAACTCAACATATCAACGAACGAACTCTTCGATGATTATTATGCAAAATGTTataggaaaaaataataataataatattaataatattaataataataataataataatgatacAGTTGGTAATTCAAGTAGTACAGaagatattaataaagtaacaaaaaatattcatgtaataaaagaacaacaaaaattaaatcAGACATCATTAAAAATtgatgaaaatgatgaagaaattaattttaataatgtcatcttaaaaaatattcagATTATGAAtagtataaataaattaaatggAGATATATGGCAATATAAAGATCCAAGTGGTAATATACAAGGACCTTTTTCTTCAGAACTTATGTTTTATTGGTGGTgtttaaattattttcctTATGATTTGCCTATACGatttaatgaaaatatgCCATGGGTTCGATTTAATGATATGTTTCCATTTGGATCTTTTCCATTTGTATTACCTTTAACCCCTATGAAAaggaatataaaaaatgtagaACCAGAAGATGATATTGGTAGTTTTAATAGTAATATGGCAAATAGTAATGTAAtaaatagtaatatattaaataataataataataatatggtTAATCCACATATGTTGTTcaataatatgaacaatgCAAATCTTATGAATGCTGAACCATTTAAGAATATCATATCtgatagtaataataataataataataatcattttAACAGTTTGAAGAATCATTCATTTAACATAAATGCAGGGGAAACAGggtataatataaataaacaagAATATATGAACGAATTAAAACATGAACTATATAAAGCGAAAGAATATATTGATTTGcttaaagaaaaaaaaatgcaACTTGAAACTTGTCTCATACAATTACAAAATAGAGATCAAACAGATGAagatgaaataaaaatgattgcccagtataataaaaatttgGAAGCGTtgaataaaattatttatatggAACAAGAAAAATTTCTAAGAATGAgcaatattaataatatgaacaatatgaatattatgtatgatataaaaaatagtatgaataatatatataataataataataatatacaatataaaaataatatagaaattgaaaatataattaatccatataaaacaattggagataataataaaaaggattgtttagatttattaaataatcaTTTAAAATCTGATAAGTTcaaaaatgaattaaaagatgtattaaaaattaatacTACAGATAGTGCTATGacaaataattatcatatgaacataaaagaaaataacTCTACAACATTAAGAGATTCTCATCATTATATCACAACAACAAcaaatcaaaataataataataataataataataataatagtaataataatagtagtCATCTTTTAAATACATTGAATACATTTCTTTCcgataaaaataattcattgCAGGCAATGAACCCATCCGTTCTATTTAATGACAAATTAAATTATCTAACCAACAAATTACTacaaaacaaaaaagaaaatattcttctcaatataaataataatatgaacgAAATGGATATTTTAAACTTTCTTCATATggaacaaaaaaaaaatatgtctcaagaaaatattacttcacataatgaaaaggataattataatgaaactgaaaaaaatagtatatataatgatatgGATTTAAACTACAAcaatgataataatgaaaataatgataataataatgacaataataataataaccAAATAGATAATCTCTTACATAAATTTATCTTGAATAATGATGCCATAAATTTACAAAGtgaaaaacaaaacaactcaaatataaacaacttatcaaataaacaatctaataataatataaatccAGAATTATCACCCATTACaaacaataataatgtCAAAGTAACAAGTGAAGATAAAATCATGGCAACACCAGATAATactattaaaaatgaagatagTAAAAAGAGAAAATCCATTGCAACTACAACTACtacaacaacaacaacaacaactTTAATTAAggaacaaaaaaaaagtgaaCAAGAAGATGACAAgattaataaaaataacaatgTCTCCATgacaaaaaaagaaaaaaaaaataaaaaagaagaaaataaaattttagataataaaaaagaagaaaataaaattttagataatgaaaaagaaaaattaaaaaagaaaagcCAAGTTATTGAAAATAGCTCAAAAGAACAATTAACTGATTTaaacaaagaaaaaaaaggaaaaaataaaaaaaagagaaaagATGAAGCAATAGATAATACAACCAATAtcaacaataatataatgaCAAACACTGTAGgaaaaaaacaaacaaataAAAGTGAAGAGACTCTAAATCAATTAGTACAAGAAGAAACaataacaaaaaaacataaaaaagATAGTAAAGTGGCAATTCCTTCAAAAGTAGAAGAAGAcaaaaaatgtaatataaaaaatgacaacaaaaataaaaataataaaaataatcaaaataatcaaagtaatcaaaataatcaaaataatcAAAGTAATCAAAGTAATcaaaataatcatattattaataacaATCAACCCTTAAGCAATAATGTtgaagagaaaaaaaaaggaagCATAATAGAAATCAAAAAAAACgaaaaaacaaaagaaacaaataataatgcaccaaaaaaaaaagtagaaaaaatgaaatggTCTATATTAAGTGATAGAAAAATAGATAAACTAGTAGATATAATGAAAgtagaagaaaaaaatataaatatgcaaattaaattagaaaattctaaaaaaaaattattaaataatatgaataataatatgaatacGAAAAAAGCTGGATGGGATAttaatcataataataatgaaaaaaattcaGATGTTGCTGATTTCCCATATTTAACAACAGGTGTTAAAACAAGTAAAGTTAAAAcatcaaataaaaatactggaaataataataaagttAATACAAACAATCAAGAAATTAATCAGAGcgacaaaaaaaataataacaataaaattaatgaaaaaaaaaaatggaaaaatgataataatgataataatttattaatagctgaagaaaataaaaaattcCCACCTCTTGTTAATTCTCTAAACGTTAAAT ccgaaaataaaaaaaaatcaatTACCCATGAACATCAAGCAACAG atTTAAAGCAATTAACAGCATTGTGCAAATTACCCTTGGATGATTCATTACtaaattttttgaaaaattttaaa aAAGCTGATGAAATATATGCTTTTCTTCAACATAGTGTAGaggataaaaaaaaattaaaccATTTTGCTAATGAATTTATCAGAATAAACAATAAAAgtaatacaaataataatgaaaaaaaaaaaaaataa